The sequence below is a genomic window from Rickettsia prowazekii str. Breinl.
TTAAATATTTGCTATATTAATAATAGCTTGCTATAGTTTTTAACTATTGAATATTTAGATAACATAATAAATGCGACTAATATACCTAATTATTATCGTACTATTACCTCTAGCTAGTTTTACTCAACAGTTTAAGCAAAATCAAAGCGTTAAATATAATCTAATTGCCGATTCCGTGTTCGTAGAGTATAATGAAAATAAGAATTTTATATATGCTAAAGGTAATATAAAAATTATTACTGATGAGTATTTATTGACAACAAATAATTTACTTTATGATGTAAAAAATGATATTTTATGGGCAGAAGGTAATATTCGTATTAAGGATAAACAAAACAGAATAATAGAGGGTGATAAAGCGGTTTTAAAAAATGAATTTAAGAAAGGTATTATATCTGAATTCATTTTGCTTGTCGGCGATCATAATCTCTTAATTGCTAAACTTGCGGAAAGAATAGATGAAAATAACCTTAAGTTGTATGGTGCTGAATTTACCCCTTGCGATGTTACTTGTAATAGCAAACCTATCTGGCAAATTGCGGCTAATGATACTTATATTAAGTCTGCAGAGCATAGAATAGTTTATAAAAACGTATTTTTTGAAGTATATGGTGTACCGATTTTTTACTTGCCATATTTTTTTCATCCGACTCCTTCTGCACCTGCAACTTCGGGATTATTAGTACCTGATGTTAAAAATAAAGGATTTGGTATTCCAATATATCTGCGTGCAAAACCTAATATTGATTTTACCCTTACTCCAAGAATTGCTAGTAAATATCAAACTTATGAGTTAGAAGCACGTTATCGTCTGAATGATACCGATAATATGAACTTTCAAGGTAGTTACGGGCAGTTACCTTATTTGCTTAAGAAAGACGGAAGTGTAGTAAAAAATAGAAAAGTCTCTTCTTATCATTATATAGCAAGCGGTAATTTTATTAGTAGAGATCAAACTTATGATTACGGTTTTAGAATAGAACGTACATCAGATAAAGCTTATTTAAAAAATTATTATAATAACTACTCTTCATATTTAACTTCTAAAATGTTTTTATATAAAATTCTTGGTGCTGATTATTTTGCGATAGAAGTATTAAGTTTTCAAGGATTGGGTAGTAATGATAGTAAATATACTGATCCGTTAGTATTCCCAAAAATCAATACAAAAAATGTTATACATCTTAATGATAATGGTGACAGCTATATCGTTGTTGAAAATAATACGTTAATGTATAAAGCAAGGATAGGAGAACAAGTGGCTCGTACATCTTTACAATTATCATTTATGCATAATGTACTAACTTCTTCAGGGCAAATTTTAAATTTTATAGCAAAAGATAGAGGTGATTTTTATCTTGCTAGAAGTTCTTATCTAGATAAGCAAAGAAAAAATCAAGCATTGCAAAGGAATATACCGGAATTGCAAACTTTATGGCGTTATCCGTTAGTAGGTAATATTAAAACGATAAATTTACTTATTGAGCCGATTGTTTCTTTTAGTATTGGACGTAAATTATCTAAGCAAGATAAACAATTTGTTATAATTGATCCTGTTAAGTATGAATTATCAGAGAAAAATATCTTTTTATCAAATCGTTATAGCGGTATTGATTGTTATGATTTTGGTAATAGATTAAGTTATGGCTTAAATGCTAGTATTCTTCAAGAAGATAATTATTTAAAATTATTTTTAGGACAGTCTCGTAATACACGATATAGTATAGATTTGCCTACTGATGATACAGAAAATGTAGGGCAGATATTAGGTAATCTTTCTAATAATTTAGAAGTGTTTTATAACTTCCGGCAAGATAGATATTTTAGGCCTATTAGAGATGAAGTTGGTGGTAATTTTAACTATAATAAGATTAACTTTTTAGGTAGTTTTATTCAGCTTACTAATCTTAAAAAATATTATTCTGTAGAAAGTATAAAAGTATCAAATAATAGAGTGCGACAATTTTATGGAGTCATAAATTATCAGTTAGCAGAAAATTGGACTATAGGCTTTGCGACACGCATTGATCTCTCTAGACGTTCTCCAAATCTATTTACTCGAACTATTAGAGTGACATATGCTAAAGATTGTGTTAGAATTACTACAAAGATTTATTCCGATTATCTAGCTGATGGGAGTAGAGGAATCAAAAAGACTACATCTTCCCCTACTGTTGCTGTTAGTTTAAAGGTTTTGAATATGTGAGTTTAGCATTGTGCTTGTGTGGATAGTTATTATTGTTAAGCAATTTAGAAATCCAGAAAAAGTAATATAAAGTGCTATTGAGAAATTTTGAACTGGATTGCTTAGTTAATTATTGCGTTATTTCCAATAAGTTAGTATCCATATAAATCTATTTAAATTATTACGTTATGTGAGTCGAGAAATATGCATAAATTATTATTAATCATTACTGTTTTTTTCACTTTTAATGTAGCACAAGCATCATTGACTAGTATAGTAGCCTCAGTAAATGATAAACCTATTACTCTTAATGAGTTCCATGCTAGAAAAAAAATGATTATGGCATTAAATAATATTGAAAATTTAACTGCTGATCAAGATAAGCAACTGAATGACTTAGCAATCAACAGCTTAATTGATGAATCTTTACTTTTTCAATATGCAGGTGATAGAGAAATCCCGCAAGACGAGATAGATAATGCTATTAAATCTATTGAAGATCGTAATAAAATGGCTCATGGTTCTCTGCTACAGTATCTAAAAAATAAATCTGTGAATCCTGAAAGTTTTATTTTGCAAATTAAATCTGAGTTGATTAAAATGAATATTTTATCAAGTTTATCACGATCAGTACAAGTAAGTAATAAAGAAATAGATGTTGCAATTTTATCTAGCGATCAAAAAGACGTAGAAATTTTAATGCAAGTATTCAGATCTAAAGATGGTAGTAATAAAGCATTTACGAAGATGAATCATTTAAAAAATCGGTTAAAAAAATGTTCTGATGTCAAAAGAACGCTTTACGATAAATTTGCTACTATGCAAATTATTACCAGTAAGCTTAGTAACATAGAAGGAGTAAAACAAACTATTGTAAAGGATTTAATACCTGATAAAGCTAGTAATGTTTTTGAAGTAAATAACAAGTTCGAAATAATATTAGTGTGCAGTAAAAAAATCTTAAATGTTAATGCAGATGAAAATAATTATGTAGTAAACTTCCTAACAAATAAAAAGATTTCGCAAAAAGCACAAAAAATATTTAAAAATATGCGTAAAAAAGCGGCTATAAGAATAATGTTCCCATCTTAGGTGTCAATATTAGGTTTTTGATAATGTTTTATTATTAATAGTTATTTTTATACTGGATTGCATGATTTTGGTTCTGCAATTTAATAATGAGTTTTGTTATTTATGTAAACGTTTAAAATAAATCCATGCTTCCTTCGATCGTAAAACATGCTACATCTCATAAAATTAATCCTCTGAAAAAACATGGACAAAATTTTATTTTTGATAGTAGCCTATGTGATAAAATTATACGGGCTAGTAATGTTTTAGAAAATAGTAATGTGATAGAAATAGGGCCGGGTATAGGAGGTTTAACTAGGTCAATTTTGCAGAAAAATCCTAAATCCTTAACCGTGATAGAAATTGATGAGCGCTGCATACCACTACTTAATGAGATTCAAGAATATTATCCTAATCTCAATATTATTAAACAAGATGTCCTTAAAATAAATTTAACTGATTTAATCTATGATAAAGTAACTGTAATTTCTAATTTACCATATCATATAGGTACTGAGTTAGTGATTAGATTGCTGAAAGAAGTGAAACTAATTACTAATATGACATTAATGTTGCAAAAGGAAGTAGTAGAACGTATTTGTGCTATACCTTCAACTAAAGCATATGGCAGATTATCGGTAATATGTCAGATATTAGCTAAAGTCGAAAAATGCTTTAATGTCGCACCTACTGCTTTCTATCCACATCCTAAAGTATATTCTGCAATAGTTAAAATAATACCTTTAGAAAATCCACCGTCTATTGCTTTGATAAATAAAGTTGAGCAAATAACAAAACTTGTTTTTGCAGGACGACGTAAAATGATCAAATCTTCACTAAGAAATCTCATACCTAATATACATGAAGTATTAACTCAGTTGAAAATCAACTGTAATGATCGCGCTGAAAATCTTACCCCTAAGGATTATTTAAGAATTGCTATGAAGTTATAAGTAAATAAAATTTAATTAGTAATTAAAAGCTTTTCAGTGAGCATTAATAAGATTTTTTTAGAAATAGTTATTCATTTTGTAAAATATTCTTAGAATTTGCAGAAAAAAAGAATTAAATTATCGGTCTAAATTCGTTTACTCATAACCTCAGATATAATAAGCTTTAATCATTCAGTTGATCTATTTTTTTTGGTTCTACCTCTCGCTGTAATTTATACTCTGCTGCTTTCTCTTCTATATAGTTAAAGAAGAAATAACAAAATGTTAAAAAGCTAGTTAAAATGATTGTAAAAGTTATTAATATTAATTTAAGTTCTTGTTTAGAGTTTTTAGCTTTTAATTGCTTTCTTTCCTCTTCATCAATTATAAACTCAGGTAATATATTGGATTCTTCTTTATTTTTCATGTGTTACCTTATCTTCAGTTCATTAAAAATTAATGATAGAGTTTAAATATCATTTAGGTAAATTACGATATTAAGATACTTAAAATATGTCAACAATTTTTAATCATTAGTTGTGATTTAATATAATATCAATGATTGATGATTTTCTAACAGATAAGTTGCGTTTTTATAGGTTAAAGATAGGGTGGAATATATAATACCCATTTTAGATATTAAACGCTTACGGATTTTGATAAAATCATCAAAAATAGTTTAAATAAATTCGTTTAATTGCTTCTCATTTTCAATTAGAGCATGTGATTATGATCTTGTATTTATATAATAAGCATTTTTATCTACTGCAGTTATTTTTGAATAAAAACACTTTTTGATAAAGATATGCAGATATTCTTTTAAAGACTTGTTAATAATTTGTGCTTTGTAATAAGATAATTGACACATCAAAATGATAACGGTGTCATATAAGACATGAAATTAAGATAGAGTATATATACCATTAGTATTTTGCTTTTTAAGCTATACTGCATTACTATATTGCTATGAAAAAGTTGATGTATTGTTTTCATAAATAATTAAATGCTTTTTTGTTGCAAGTGCTAAGATTTTTTTGAAATTTCTTGTAATAAAGGTTTTTAAATTAATTTCTTTAATCTTAAAAATATAAATATTAGATAATTAAAAATTAATGTGCTAGAATTAAAGCAAAGATCAATGATGTAGTTCTGAGTTATATGTATGGTACAATCACCGGTGAAATCGATGAATTTGGTTTCACATTTCATAATTAATTATTGTGAGAATATCGAGGTAATGTGCTGATTGTTTATGGGTTATAAACCATATTGGTTTGATAATATTATAAATATTGATATGGTAGAGGATGTAGTTATATTATACTTAGTTATCTAGAAGAGAGTTAGTTTTGGTATATGCTGTGAAAATTTATTGTAAATCAATATTTATGTATTCATAAATAATAAAATATAAGCACTAGCACAACACCAGTAAATAATATTTAGATTTTTGCATATCTAATATTCCTTGCTTTTCCCTTTTCAGTATACTTGTTATTTTATAGATCAAGTGTTATTACAGTTTTTATAGTGCATATTTGATAGTATGAGTATTATCAGGTTCTGAATTTTATAAGACTAAAGATTTGTTTATCTTTGTTAAATAAAGGCTATACATGTGTTTTAAAGTGTTTTCTATTTATTTAATAGAGATATCATAAGATTCAATTGCGATATAATAATTAAAAACTATATACACCTTACATATTCTCTAAAATTCTCTAAAATAATCAGGTTTAAGTTCAGGCGCTTTATTGTCAGTTGCAAGCTATTTATCATAATAACGAATGTTATTCAATAGATTTACAAACAATACGATTAAATGATTTTTATCAAAATAAAAATCTTAAACTTTTTAAAAGTGTTTAAAATATTCAACAGTATGTAACTATAAGAAAAAAAAATTATGGAAGCTATATAATTTGCTTAAAATTTAAAGAATAAAAGAAAATTTTAGTAATAAACTCAACAAAGATAGAAAAAAGCATTATAGAAATAACTTTTTATAAGGGAAACCGGAATATTAGAACTTCTAAGAAAGATTTAGAATTTTAGATCAAAATTTTATGTATAATATAACAGATAACAGTGCATTTTGGTATAGCACTGAAATTATTTAAGTGGTTAATATGTAACTACTGCACCAATCAGTTATCTTATAGTATTTGACCATAGCAAAGTCCTCCTTAAATACTCAACATGTTTAGTATACACATACACGTATTAACAGAAAAAGTACAAGTACTTAATAAGAGACAAAAGGGTTAATTTGGACTGTATTATAAGACAATAAATATTATCCCGATTTTTACGAGCATATTATTGCGTAAGAATTATTTGTATACTGCACATCAGTAATAATAAAGTATTTTTAAAATTGGAAAAATTGATGCTCACTAATTTAAAAGCTGTAGAATATAATGATTGAAACTCAAAAGGGAGTATATAGAAATTGGGAATATAAGGTACTTTTAAAGATGTTTATAGAAAAAGGTAGTGGCAAAAATGAAAAATAGTATTTGAGCAAAATATCTTGTCCCATGCCTCACTCAAGAATCTAAAACTTTTTAATTAGGAGTGAATACTAAATTGTTAGAGAAGAGATTAAGAGTATGAAGAAGATAATACTTAGCAATAATATTAGATATGGCAGCATATAATAATTAAGTTTTATCGAAGCAATGCTAAAGCTACTACTTAGTTGTGAATTTACATTTAATTATTGTGTTGGATTCTGAGAATAAAACTCTTGATGAAGTGCGTTTACTATCTTATGCATTAGTAAATTTGTCTAACATATGCTTTTAATGGTACCCGCGGCCGGACTTGAACCGGCAAGAGCTTACGCTCCACGGATTTTAAGTCCGTTATGTCTACCATTCCATCACGCGGGCAATTATTGATATTAAGACTTCATTTGCTCAGTGCAGAGATTAATAAAAAAAATATAAAAAAGCAAGTACTTTTATCGTTAATTATTAGTCTGATATGTAAAGCTAAGTAAAATAGTGAATTTACTCATTAATTTATTATATAATTAACTTAAATAGTGACAAATTAGTAATAATATGATAGATTAAATTGAGAAAGTAATACTTTCTATTGCATGTTATTGACATGTTTATTGACAAATATCTTAAGGTAAGGTAGTTTTGCATAATGAATTTATCACCTAATTATATTAGGTGAGGCTTAAAATTTGAGTTTCAGTTATTATAAGTGTGTATTTAAGTTCAAGTAAGTAATTTCTATCGAATAAAGGTTTTTATGGCTACAAATATAGTAGGTAAAGTTAAATGGTATAATTCTACAAAGAATTTTGGATTTATTGAACAGGATAATGGCGGGAAAGATGTATTTGTACATAAATCAGCTATAGACGCAGCAGGTTTACATAGCCTTGAAGAAGGACAAGAAGTAATTTTTGACATTGAAGAAAAACAAGGCAAAGCCTATGCTGTTAATCTCAGAGTTAAATAATACTAAAATCAGTTATCCTAAATTGTTTATAATTTGTGGTATCTTATAATTATCTTAAAATAGTAAATAATTTTTGTCTTATAATAACCTATAAGTATAGTAAATGGCATGTATATGTCCTGAATTTCATATATCATGCTGGTTTGAATAAGATTCTAAAATAGTTTCATTATTCATTATCGTTTTATATATTTAGTTGGTATCTTGTAATCTAGTTTAAGCATATTTTTTGATTCAAGATAATTATTATGTAGTTATTTTACTATAAACTTATTTTTTATATAAATAAATCTTATGGGATCATCATTTCTACTTTATTTCTATGAGAGAGCATTGCACATGTCCTGTTCTTATTAATCAATGTAGTATGTAAGCAGTTCTCATCAATAATATGCATATTTTGATTTAAAACTATATTGGATTATATAATGAAAAATTTTAATTTATCTAAAGAATTAATTATTGCTCTTGAGACAATGAATATAACTGAGCCAACTGAAATACAGAAGCAATCTATTCCAGTTGCAATGTCTGGGGCAGATATACTTGCTTCTAGCCAAACAGGGTCAGGAAAAACCCTTGCTTATTTATTACCTTTAATTGATGCATTTATTAAAAACAAAACTACTGCTTTAATTCTCGTGCCGACTAGAGAATTAGCAACGCAAATACACAGTACTTTAAATAAAGTAACTACAGCCTATAAAATGAATAGTGCAGTTTTAATAGGTGGTGAACCTATGTTTAAACAATTTATGCAATTAAAAAAAAATCCGAAAGTTATTATCGGTACACCAGGGCGTATTATCGAGCACTTAAATAGAAGAAGTTTAAAAATTGAGCATATAGGTATAATAGTGCTGGATGAAATGGATAGAATGCTTGATATGGGCATGAAAGAACAGCTAGAAGAAATTAATAAATTTTTGCCAGAAAAAAGACAAGTTTTAATGTTTTCTGCGACTATGCCAAAACATATTATTGCTGTTTCTCAAAAATATTTAAACAATCCAGTACGTATTATGGTAGGCGCAACTAATAAAGCAGCAGCAGAAATAAAACAAGAATTAATGCATGTTTCTAATAAAGAAAAATTTAGTGAATTAACTAAGCAACTTGGTAATAGAGTAGGATCGGTAATTATTTTTGTGAAGACTAAACGCTCTGCAGATCAATTGGCTAAAATGTTAAAATATGAAAATCATAAAGCAGAAGCTATACATGGTGATTTAAGTCAGAGTCAACGTGAAAGAGTAATTTTATCATTTCGTAAGTTAAATCATAGAATAATGGTAGCAACTGATGTAGCAGCACGTGGACTTGATATTCCTCATACACAGCATGTTATTAATTATGATTTACCTATGTGTCCTGAAGATTATTTACATAGGATAGGTAGAACTGGTAGAGCAGGTGCTATCGGACATGCACTGTCTTTTATTTCTCCTGATGATGTTGTTAGATGGCGTGCAATTGATCGTTTAGTAAATAAAGGTGAATCTACACCACGTAGTGCGTTCAGAAGTGATAAAAAAAAACGTAAAAGATCATTTGGTAAAAGAACT
It includes:
- a CDS encoding LPS-assembly protein LptD; this encodes MRLIYLIIIVLLPLASFTQQFKQNQSVKYNLIADSVFVEYNENKNFIYAKGNIKIITDEYLLTTNNLLYDVKNDILWAEGNIRIKDKQNRIIEGDKAVLKNEFKKGIISEFILLVGDHNLLIAKLAERIDENNLKLYGAEFTPCDVTCNSKPIWQIAANDTYIKSAEHRIVYKNVFFEVYGVPIFYLPYFFHPTPSAPATSGLLVPDVKNKGFGIPIYLRAKPNIDFTLTPRIASKYQTYELEARYRLNDTDNMNFQGSYGQLPYLLKKDGSVVKNRKVSSYHYIASGNFISRDQTYDYGFRIERTSDKAYLKNYYNNYSSYLTSKMFLYKILGADYFAIEVLSFQGLGSNDSKYTDPLVFPKINTKNVIHLNDNGDSYIVVENNTLMYKARIGEQVARTSLQLSFMHNVLTSSGQILNFIAKDRGDFYLARSSYLDKQRKNQALQRNIPELQTLWRYPLVGNIKTINLLIEPIVSFSIGRKLSKQDKQFVIIDPVKYELSEKNIFLSNRYSGIDCYDFGNRLSYGLNASILQEDNYLKLFLGQSRNTRYSIDLPTDDTENVGQILGNLSNNLEVFYNFRQDRYFRPIRDEVGGNFNYNKINFLGSFIQLTNLKKYYSVESIKVSNNRVRQFYGVINYQLAENWTIGFATRIDLSRRSPNLFTRTIRVTYAKDCVRITTKIYSDYLADGSRGIKKTTSSPTVAVSLKVLNM
- a CDS encoding SurA N-terminal domain-containing protein, which codes for MHKLLLIITVFFTFNVAQASLTSIVASVNDKPITLNEFHARKKMIMALNNIENLTADQDKQLNDLAINSLIDESLLFQYAGDREIPQDEIDNAIKSIEDRNKMAHGSLLQYLKNKSVNPESFILQIKSELIKMNILSSLSRSVQVSNKEIDVAILSSDQKDVEILMQVFRSKDGSNKAFTKMNHLKNRLKKCSDVKRTLYDKFATMQIITSKLSNIEGVKQTIVKDLIPDKASNVFEVNNKFEIILVCSKKILNVNADENNYVVNFLTNKKISQKAQKIFKNMRKKAAIRIMFPS
- the rsmA gene encoding 16S rRNA (adenine(1518)-N(6)/adenine(1519)-N(6))-dimethyltransferase RsmA — protein: MLPSIVKHATSHKINPLKKHGQNFIFDSSLCDKIIRASNVLENSNVIEIGPGIGGLTRSILQKNPKSLTVIEIDERCIPLLNEIQEYYPNLNIIKQDVLKINLTDLIYDKVTVISNLPYHIGTELVIRLLKEVKLITNMTLMLQKEVVERICAIPSTKAYGRLSVICQILAKVEKCFNVAPTAFYPHPKVYSAIVKIIPLENPPSIALINKVEQITKLVFAGRRKMIKSSLRNLIPNIHEVLTQLKINCNDRAENLTPKDYLRIAMKL
- a CDS encoding cold-shock protein, which encodes MATNIVGKVKWYNSTKNFGFIEQDNGGKDVFVHKSAIDAAGLHSLEEGQEVIFDIEEKQGKAYAVNLRVK
- a CDS encoding DEAD/DEAH box helicase, yielding MKNFNLSKELIIALETMNITEPTEIQKQSIPVAMSGADILASSQTGSGKTLAYLLPLIDAFIKNKTTALILVPTRELATQIHSTLNKVTTAYKMNSAVLIGGEPMFKQFMQLKKNPKVIIGTPGRIIEHLNRRSLKIEHIGIIVLDEMDRMLDMGMKEQLEEINKFLPEKRQVLMFSATMPKHIIAVSQKYLNNPVRIMVGATNKAAAEIKQELMHVSNKEKFSELTKQLGNRVGSVIIFVKTKRSADQLAKMLKYENHKAEAIHGDLSQSQRERVILSFRKLNHRIMVATDVAARGLDIPHTQHVINYDLPMCPEDYLHRIGRTGRAGAIGHALSFISPDDVVRWRAIDRLVNKGESTPRSAFRSDKKKRKRSFGKRTSICDSKKFNSFDSSGRRTFDCNRYRSTI